A genomic segment from Coccinella septempunctata chromosome 3, icCocSept1.1, whole genome shotgun sequence encodes:
- the LOC123309190 gene encoding 40S ribosomal protein S3, whose amino-acid sequence MATPISKKRKFVGDGVFKAELNEFLTRELSEDGYSGVEVRVTPTKTEIIIMATRTDRVLGDKNRRIRELTSVVQKRFNFAEGAVILYVEKVAIRGLCAIAQAESLRFKLIGGLAVRRACYGVLRYIMECGAQGCEVVVSGKLRGQRAKSMKFVDGLMVHSGDPCNDYVDTATRHVLLRQGVLGIKVKIMLPWDPTGKTGPKKQLPDNVNVVEPKEEILHPAPSSEIKPVRPDALPAMAVEM is encoded by the exons ATGGCGACCCCAATTTCTAAAAAACGCAAG TTCGTTGGAGATGGTGTCTTCAAAGCTGAGTTGAATGAGTTCTTAACTCGTGAATTATCTGAAGATGGATACTCTGGTGTGGAAGTCAGAGTTACTCCCACTAAAACCGAAATTATCATTATGGCCACAAGAACCGACAGAGTGTTGGGAGACAAAAACAGGAGAATCCGTGAATTGACTTCTGTTGTTCAGAAAAGATTCAACTTTGCTGAAGGAGCTGTAATCCTCTATGTTGAGAAGGTTGCCATTAGAGGACTGTGTGCGATAGCCCAAGCAGAATCCCTTAGATTTAAGTTGATTGGTGGTTTGGCAGTTCGTAGGGCATGCTATGGAGTCCTTCGTTACATCATGGAATGTGGTGCTCAAG gatgtgAAGTGGTCGTTTCTGGCAAATTGAGAGGTCAGAGGGCTAAGAGCATGAAATTCGTAGATGGTTTGATGGTTCACTCCGGAGATCCTTGCAATGACTATGTTGACACAGCAACTAGGCATGTACTACTTAGGCAAGGAGTGTTGGGAATTAAG GTAAAAATTATGCTTCCTTGGGACCCTACTGGTAAAACTGGACCTAAGAAACAACTACCTGACAATGTTAATGTGGTTGAACCAAAAGAGGAAATATTACACCCAGCACCCAGCAGTGAAATTAAACCTGTTAGGCCTGATGCTCTGCCTGCCATGGCAGTAGAAATGTAA
- the LOC123309585 gene encoding ras-related protein Rab-30, giving the protein MDDYKFLFKVVLVGNAGVGKTCLVRRFTQGLFPPGQGATIGVDFMIKTVEVDNEKVKLQIWDTAGQERFRSITQSYYRSAHALILVYDISCQPTFDCLPDWLREIEEYASNKVLRVLVGNKIDREDREIPTHVGEEFAERNSMYFLETSAKEAENVETLFIQIATDLIKQARNRDVPKYDGTTTIDDSTTSIGETNCCGKLQ; this is encoded by the exons ATGGATGATTATAAGTTTCTCTTCAAAGTAGTACTGGTAGGAAATGCTGGGGTTGGTAAGACATGTCTAGTTCGAAGGTTCACCCAAGGGCTATTTCCTCCAGGGCAAGGTGCAACCATTGGAGTGGATTTCATGATCAAAACAGTAGAAGTGGACAATGAGAAAGTGAAA CTACAAATTTGGGATACTGCAGGCCAAGAAAGGTTCAGATCGATCACTCAAAGTTATTATAGGTCAGCTCATGCGTTGATTCTAGTCTATGATATCTCTTGCCAACCTACCTTCGACTGTCTACCAGACTGGCTTCGAGAAATTGAAGAGTATGCTAGCAATAAAGTCCTTAGGGTATTAGTGG GTaataaaattgatagagaaGATAGAGAAATTCCAACACATGTAGGAGAAGAATTTGCTGAAAGAAATAGTATGTACTTTTTGGAAACATCAGCTAAAGAAGCTGAGAATGTTGAAACATTATTTATCCAAATTGCTACTGACTTAATAAAG CAAGCTAGAAATAGAGATGTACCTAAATATGATGGTACAACCACCATAGATGACAGCACAACTTCTATTGGAGAAACAAATTGCTGTGGTAAACTACAATAA